The segment GCGACGGCCATGGCTCGGTCGCGCGCCTTGCGAGCGGCCCGTAGCCGCGATCTCGGTGCACACCCAGCCGCCCGCGACGGCTCGAGACTTCGACGGCGAACTTCCGACACAGGACACTAGCTCTCCTGCTCCCCGGCAGCCCGCGCGGGCGCCGCCGCCTCGGCGGCGGCCGCCGCTTCCGCGGCCCGGGCCGCCTCGGCGGCCTCGGCCTCGCGGCGCCGCTGCTCCGCCGCGAGCTCCGCGGCGCTGCGCTTCACCGCCTGCGCGCCGGCCTCGTCGATGCCGGGCAGCTGGAGCAGGAGCTCGGCCGGCACGGCGGCCAGGTCATCGAGCGAGGTGATCCCCTGGTTGAGCAGGATCTCGGCCTCGGGCTCGCCCCAGCCGTCCACGACCGACACCGCCTGGGCGAGCCAGCCCGCGATCTCGCGCATCTTCGACTCGCTCTTGATGTCGATGCGCCAGCCGGTGAGCTGCACCGCGAGCCGCACGTTCTGGCCCTTGCGGCCGATCGCGAGCGAGAGCTGGTCGTCGGGCACGATCACGTCCATCGACTTCGCCGCCTCGTCGATGATCACCTTCGACACCTGCGCCGGCGAGAGCGAGCTGCACACGTAGCGGGCCGGATCCGGGCTCCACGGCACGATGTCGATCCGCTCGCCGCGCAGCTCCTGGACGACCGCCTGCACGCGGCTGCCCTTCATGCCGACGCAGGCGCCGACCGGGTCCACGTCGCTGTCGCGCGAGGCCACGGCGATCTTCGAGCGCACGCCCGGCTCGCGGGCCGACGACTCGATCGTGACGATGCCCTCGTAGATCTCGGGCACCTCGCCGGCGAACAGCTTGGTCAGGAAGTCGATCGAGGCGCGCGACAGGATGATCTGCGGGCCCTTCGCCTCCTTGTTGACGTCGATCACGTAGGCGCGGATCCGGTCGCCCGGGCGGTAGCTCTCGCGCGGCACCTGCTCCTTGGCAGGCAGCAGGGCCTCGGCCCGGCCGAGGTCCACGATCAGCGAGCCCTTCTCGAAGCGGCGCACGATCCCGTTCACCACCTCGCCCTTGCGGTCCTTGTACTCGTCGAAGACGATGCCGCGCTCGGCCTCGCGCACGCGCTGGATGATCACCTGCTTGGCGGTCTGGGCGAGGATCCGGCCGAAGCCCTCGGTGTCGAGCTTGACGCCGATCTCGTCGCCCACCTCGACCTCGGGGTCGAGCTCGCGTGCCTTCGCGACCAGCACCTGGGTGTCGCGGTCGGTGATGTGCTCGACGACGGTGCGGAACTCGAAGAGCTCCACCTCGCCGGTCTCGTCGTTGAAGCGGGCCTCGATCTCCTTCTCGTTGCCGAAGCGGCGCCGAGCGGCCTGCAGCATCGCCTCCTCGACGGCGGTGACGATCACCTTGCGGTCGATGCCCTTGTCCTTGGCGATCTGGTCGATTTCGCGCTTGAGCGGGATCATGACGCTCCCCCGGCCCGGCGAGCCGCTCGCGGCGGCTTGCTGAAGTCCGCCGGCGTGAAGTGGTAGACCTGGCGGGCGCGGGCCACCTCGTCGAAGGGCACGGCGTGGTCGGCGCCGTCCACCCGCACGCGCGCGACGCCGTCCTCGAAGGCCAGCAGCTCGCCGCGGAAGTGGCGGCGCCCCCCGACCGGGCGGCGCGTCTCGATCTTCACCTCGGCGCCGCGGGCGGCGGCGAAGTCCTTCTCGCGTGCCAGCAGCCGGTCGAGACCCGGCGAGGCCACCTCGAGCCGGTAGCCGCGGGCAAACGCGCCCTCGGCGTCGAGCCCGGTGCCGATCTCCCGCGACACGTCGGCGC is part of the Deltaproteobacteria bacterium genome and harbors:
- the nusA gene encoding transcription termination factor NusA, whose amino-acid sequence is MIPLKREIDQIAKDKGIDRKVIVTAVEEAMLQAARRRFGNEKEIEARFNDETGEVELFEFRTVVEHITDRDTQVLVAKARELDPEVEVGDEIGVKLDTEGFGRILAQTAKQVIIQRVREAERGIVFDEYKDRKGEVVNGIVRRFEKGSLIVDLGRAEALLPAKEQVPRESYRPGDRIRAYVIDVNKEAKGPQIILSRASIDFLTKLFAGEVPEIYEGIVTIESSAREPGVRSKIAVASRDSDVDPVGACVGMKGSRVQAVVQELRGERIDIVPWSPDPARYVCSSLSPAQVSKVIIDEAAKSMDVIVPDDQLSLAIGRKGQNVRLAVQLTGWRIDIKSESKMREIAGWLAQAVSVVDGWGEPEAEILLNQGITSLDDLAAVPAELLLQLPGIDEAGAQAVKRSAAELAAEQRRREAEAAEAARAAEAAAAAEAAAPARAAGEQES
- a CDS encoding ribosome maturation factor RimP gives rise to the protein MYRDIPDTLRAVVEPIVLGHGLELVDAEILSGPGGLVVRVVVDTPEGDGRVAIERCADVSREIGTGLDAEGAFARGYRLEVASPGLDRLLAREKDFAAARGAEVKIETRRPVGGRRHFRGELLAFEDGVARVRVDGADHAVPFDEVARARQVYHFTPADFSKPPRAARRAGGAS